Proteins co-encoded in one Quercus robur chromosome 8, dhQueRobu3.1, whole genome shotgun sequence genomic window:
- the LOC126696914 gene encoding mediator of RNA polymerase II transcription subunit 12 codes for MQRYHAASCTSAVNNSAIGGPSARETARADSSSLPTNFSLNSRRSSQLTAYKLKCDKEPLNSRLGPPDYHPQTPNCPEETLTKDYVQAGYRETIEGIEEIRETSLTQFQAFSKPIIIKCKEAIRKRLRAINESRAQKRKAGQVYDVPLSGSQLTKPGVFPEQRPCGEDFKKKWIEGLSQPHKRLRSLADHVPHGNGRRSLFEILIRNNVPLLRATWFIKVTYLNQVRPGSTSISSGAPDKAQFTRTELWTKDVIDYLQYLLDEFFSRNKSHSNPHSRDRSPQVSYAGSLQHRSDPASAVLDGEEPSLHFKWWYVSRLLQWHHAEGILLPSLIIDWVLCQLQEKETLEILQLLLPIIYGALETVILSQTYVRSLAGVALRFIQEPSPGGSDLVDNSRKAYTTSALVEMLRYLILAVPDTFVALDCFPLPPCVKSHAVNDGNLISKICGDVEKIKICSAEAASMFKSKFLDTQYQSLAFDHVVSSIQKRADALAKAASPGYPVHSLAKAVQILDKSLVLGDVRGACKFLFEDHFDSAIAEGWIAEVSPCLRSSLKWIGNVSLSFVCSVFFLCEWATCDFRDFRTAPPHNLKFTGRKDFCQLYIAIRIIKLKIGDLQSSSRGKSESSLGVGSFETKNNLKSLDGRSVNSDLFESPGPLHDILVCWIDQHDVHYGEGSKRLQLLIVELIRAGIFYPLAYVRQLIVSGVVDMNGPVVELERRKRHYRVLKQLPALFLRDALEEARIAEGPNLLEAIQVYSNERRLVLRGLFCDQQKNSNAANISTQKPIPGKDVASPASIDQWKTAQSSSYVLPVKNAKNDFDVEELKMAIMVLLQLPNSSSSSTDTGLDESQGSVKRPFGLLNNKVDLVEGTPGCEECRRAKRQKLNEERSSYLQVHSPIPSDDEDTWWMRKGPKSLESFKVEPPLKLSKSVSRTRQKTVRKTQSLAQLATARIEGSQGASTSHVCDNRVNCPHHKSGLEGETPKSIDGIRSNNCRDIVAIGKTLKKLRFGEKGTVTVWLMTIVKQLVEETEKTVGKAGQFGRPFTPVDDRSSIRWKLGEDELSALLYLMDATNDLVLAVKFLLWLFPKVLSSSNSTVSSGRNVVMLTRNVDNQVCKVGESFLLSSLRRYENVLIAMDLIPEALSAAMHRAAAVMASNGRVSGSAALAYARYLLKKYSKVGSVIEWDKNFKTTYDKRLISELERSADGDIGFPLGVPAGVEDLDDFFRQKLGGGRFSRVGMSMRDIVQRHIDETLNYFLGKERKHFATGTTKVPAVEKWDDGNQVAQQIIMGIMDCIRQTGGAAQEGDPSLVSSAVHAIVHNIGPTIAKMPDFTGSNYTNFSSATFSSNFARHILRIHITCLCLLKEALGERQSRVFEIALATEASSALAGAFAPGKASRTQFQLSSEAPESNTNMSNDSLNNSAKVVIGRGTKVAAAVSALVVGAVIHGVTSLERMVTVFRLKEGLDVIQFVRNTRSNSNGNARSMGALKVDNLVEVYVHWFRLLVGNCRTVSDGLIVELLGEPSIVALSRMQRMLPLSLVFPPAYSIFAFVLWRPFILNTNLAAREEINQLYQSLMMAIGDAIKHLPFRDICFRDSQDFYNLVATDVCDAEFAAMLELNGSDMHLKSMAFVPLRARLFLNAIIDCKMPQSVFKLDDGSRISGQGEARVQYLEKEKLMDKLVHVLDTLQPAKFHWQWVELRLLLKEQALIENLENHDKSLVDAIRLSWPTSEKANASENENNFIQIILTRLLVRPDAAPLYAEVVHLFGQSLDDSMLLQAKWFLKGSDVLFGRKTIRQRLFNIAESEGLSTKAQFWKPWGWCNFGSDPVPKRGGDKKKSDVTSLEEGEVVEEGMDSKKYVKGSTQTLDTECSNVSQQQVTERALIELLLPCIDRSSDESRNSFASEMIKQLNTIEQLINGVTRGASKQAGTTPGIEGPSNKGNNRKAVRGGSPGLARRSTSTADSAPPSPAALRASMTLRLQLLLRFLPIICGDGEPSGRGNRQLLASIILRLLGNRVVYEDADLSVYPLQGYPSMREMESPAEASFSAFADLSGESLFDRLLLVLHGLLSGCRPTWLRSKPASKSSSEFTKESSGFDREVAESLQNDLCRMQLPDTIRLRIQTAMPILLPSVRCFVSCQLPSVPVASLASLQPSISIPGVYSGHLSPPQRNMVPLTRTATNASAKSKLLPSQLDHDMEIDPWTLLEDGAGSGPSSSNTAVIGSGGDHANLRASSWLKGAVRVRRTDLTYIGAVDEDS; via the exons ATGCAAAGGTATCATGCTGCCAGCTGCACTAGTGCAGTTAATAACAGTGCAATAGGTGGGCCATCAGCTAGGGAGACTGCCCGAGCTGATTCATCTTCATTGCCAACTAATTTTTCCCTGAATTCTAG GCGGTCCTCTCAACTGACTGCATACAAGTTGAAGTGTgataaagagcctttaaattcTCG ACTTGGGCCTCCTGACTATCACCCTCAAACTCCAAATTGTCCCGAGGAGACTCTCACCAAAGACTATGTGCAAGCTGGTTACAGGGAGACTATTGAGGGAATTGAG GAAATTAGAGAGACCTCATTGACTCAGTTTCAAGCTTTCTCTAAGCCTATTATCATCAAGTGCAAAGAG GCAATCAGGAAACGCCTTAGGGCTATCAATGAATCTCGTGCACAAAAGCGGAAG GCTGGTCAGGTTTATGATGTGCCTCTTTCTGGTTCACAATTAACTAAACCTGGTGTCTTTCCTGAACAAAGACCATGCGGTGAAgacttcaagaagaaatggaTTGAG gGTCTATCACAACCACACAAACGATTACGTTCTTTGGCTGATCATGTCCCTCATGGAAATGGGAGGAGATCActctttgaaattttaattagaaataaTGTTCCGTTACTGAGAGCAACTTGGTTTATTAAAGTAACATATCTTAATCAG GTTCGGCCTGGTTCTACAAGTATCTCTTCGGGGGCGCCTGACAAAGCTCAGTTTACCCGCACTGAGCTCTGGACAAAAGATGTTATTGATTATTTGCAATATCTCTTGGATGAATTTTTCTCAAGAAATAAATCTCATTCTAATCCACACAGCAGAGATCGATCACCACAAGTGTCTTATGCTGGGTCTCTACAGCATAGGAGTGATCCAGCATCAGCAGTCCTTGATGGTGAGGAGCCTTCCCTACATTTTAAATGGTGGTATGTATCACGTCTATTGCAATGGCACCATGCAGAAGGGATACTTCTTCCCTCTCTTATCATTGATTGGGTTCTATGTCAACTACAG GAAAAAGAAACACTTGAGATTTTGCAGTTGCTGTTGCCTATTATATATGGTGCTTTAGAAACTGTTATTTTATCTCAAACTTATGTACGAAGTCTTGCTGGAGTAGCTCTTCGTTTCATTCAGGAGCCTTCTCCTGGTGGATCAGATCTAGTAGATAATTCGCGGAAGGCATATACAACCTCTGCACTGGTTGAGATGCTTCGGTATTTGATACTGGCTGTACCTGATACATTTGTTGCATTGGACTGCTTTCCCTTACCACCCTGTGTGAAATCTCATGCAGTAAATGATGGGAATCTCATATCAAAGATATGTGGGGATGTAGAAAAGATTAAAATTTGTTCTGCAGAAGCTGCTTCTATGTTCAAAAGTAAATTTCTTGATACTCAATATCAATCCTTGGCCTTTGATCATGTTGTTTCCTCAATTCAGAAACGTGCTGATGCTCTTGCAAAAGCTGCAAGTCCTGGCTATCCAGTTCATAGTCTAGCAAAAGCTGTACAGATCTTGGATAAATCTCTTGTGCTTGGAGATGTCAGAGGGGCTTGTAAGTTTCTGTTTGAAGATCATTTTGACAGTGCTATTGCTGAAGGTTGGATTGCAGAAGTAAGCCCATGCTTGAGATCATCGTTGAAGTGGATTGGGAATGTGAGTTTGTCATTTgtttgttctgtatttttccTTTGTGAGTGGGCAACATGTGATTTCAGGGATTTTCGGACTGCTCCGCCTCATAACCTGAAGTTCACAGGCAGAAAAGATTTTTGTCAATTATATATTGCAATTCGAATTATAAAGCTGAAGATAGGAGATTTGCAAAGTTCATCTCGAGGCAAGAGTGAGAGCTCCCTTGGAGTTGGTAGctttgaaactaaaaataatttaaaaagtttggaTGGAAGAAGTGTAAATTCAGATCTATTTGAGAGCCCTGGTCCATTACATGATATCTTAGTGTGTTGGATTGATCAGCATGATGTACACTATGGAGAAGGTAGCAAGCGCCTTCAGCTACTCATAGTGGAACTCATACGTGCTGGCATATTTTACCCCCTGGCATATGTGAGGCAGCTGATTGTAAGTGGAGTTGTGGATATGAATGGACCTGTGGTTGAGCTTGAGAGGCGGAAGAGACATTATAGAGTCTTGAAGCAGTTGCCTGCGCTCTTTTTGCGTGATGCTTTGGAAGAAGCGAGGATTGCTGAGGGGCCAAATCTCTTGGAGGCCATTCAAGTCTACTCAAATGAACGTCGCCTTGTACTTCGAGGGCTGTTCTGTGATCAACAGAAAAATTCAAATGCTGCAAATATATCAACTCAAAAGCCAATCCCTGGGAAAGATGTTGCTTCCCCAGCTTCCATTGATCAGTGGAAAACTGCTCAGTCATCGTCCTATGTATTGCCTGTCAAGAATGCCaaaaatgattttgatgttGAGGAACTGAAGATGGCAATCATGGTACTGTTGCAGCTCCCAAACAGTTCATCTTCATCCACAGATACAGGACTCGATGAATCTCAAGGGAGTGTCAAGAGGCCTTTTGGGTTGCTTAACAACAAAGTGGATCTGGTGGAAGGTACACCTGGGTGTGAAGAATGTAGAAGGGCAAAGAGGCAAAAATTAAATGAGGAAAGGAGCTCTTACCTTCAAGTACATTCACCAATTCCTTCGGATGATGAGGATACTTGGTGGATGAGGAAGGGGCCTAAATCCTTGGAGTCCTTTAAAGTTGAACCTCCACTTAAGTTGAGCAAATCAGTCTCCAGGACCCGGCAGAAGACTGTTCGTAAAACTCAGAGTCTTGCTCAATTAGCAACTGCTAGGATTGAGGGTAGCCAGGGAGCATCTACAAGTCATGTATGTGATAATAGGGTAAATTGCCCTCACCATAAATCTGGATTGGAAGGAGAGACTCCTAAGTCAATTGATGGAATCAGATCAAACAATTGCAGAGATATTGTTGCTATTGGAAAAACATTAAAGAAACTGCGTTTTGGAGAGAAGGGGACCGTTACGGTTTGGTTGATGACTATTGTGAAGCAGCTTGTTGAAGAAACTGAAAAGACTGTAGGCAAGGCTGGCCAGTTTGGCAGGCCTTTCACTCCTGTTGATGATAGGAGCTCTATAAGGTGGAAGCTTGGCGAGGATGAACTGTCTGCTTTACTGTATTTGATGGATGCTACTAATGATTTAGTTTTGGCGGTCAAATTTCTCCTTTGGTTGTTTCCAAAGGTGCTCAGTAGCTCCAATTCTACCGTCAGTTCTGGGAGGAATGTTGTGATGCTGACAAGGAATGTGGACAACCAAGTGTGTAAAGTAGGGGAGTCATTTTTGTTATCATCCCTCAGAAG GTATGAGAATGTGCTTATTGCAATGGATCTTATTCCTGAAGCCTTGTCAGCCGCGATGCATCGTGCTGCAGCAGTAATGGCCTCAAATGGAAGAGTTTCAGGTTCAGCAGCCCTTGCGTATGCTCGATATCTGTTGAAGAAATATAGCAAAGTGGGTAGTGTCATAGAATGggataaaaatttcaaaacgaCATATGATAAGAGACTTATTTCTGAACTTGAACGATCAGCGGATGGAGATATAGGGTTTCCACTTGGTGTACCAGCAGGAGTTGAAGATCTTGATGATTTTTTCCGTCAGAAGTTAGGTGGTGGCCGATTTTCAAGAGTGGGTATGAGCATGAGAGATATAGTGCAACGACATATTGATGAAACTTTAaactattttttgggtaaagagagaaaacattttGCTACTGGTACAACAAAAGTTCCTGCTGTTGAAAAATGGGATGACGGAAATCAGGTGGCTCAACAAATAATTATGGGAATAATGGACTGCATTAGGCAGACTGGAGGTGCTGCTCAAGAAGGAGACCCCTCATTGGTCTCTTCTGCGGTTCATGCCATTGTTCATAATATTGGGCCAACTATTGCGAAAATGCCAGATTTTACAGGCagtaattatacaaatttttcATCTGCAacattttcatcaaattttgcCAGACACATTTTACGCATCCATATAACTTGCCTATGCCTGCTTAAGGAAGCTCTTGGAGAGCGACAAAGCCGTGTATTTGAGATTGCTCTTGCAACAGAAGCTTCTTCTGCTCTTGCCGGAGCTTTTGCTCCTGGAAAGGCATCTCGCACTCAGTTTCAGTTATCTTCTGAAGCTCCTGAATCCAATACGAATATGTCTAATGACAGTTTGAACAATTCTGCAAAGGTCGTTATTGGACGAGGAACAAAAGTTGCAGCTGCTGTTTCTGCACTTGTGGTTGGGGCGGTTATTCATGGGGTTACTAGCCTGGAGAGAATGGTTACTGTGTTCCGTTTAAAGGAAGGATTGGATGTAATTCAATTTGTAAGGAATACAAGATCCAATTCAAATGGAAATGCCCGTTCAATGGGCGCTTTGAAGGTGGATAACTTGGTTGAAGTTTATGTGCATTGGTTTAGGCTGCTTGTTGGAAACTGTAGAACTGTTTCTGACGGATTGATTGTGGAACTCTTGGGTGAACCATCCATAGTGGCACTTTCAAGGATGCAGCGAATGCTCCCTCTTAGTTTGGTCTTTCCACCTGCCTATTCAATATTCGCCTTTGTTTTGTGGCGGCCATTCATTCTGAACACAAACCTTGCAGCCCGTGAAGAAATTAACCAATTATATCAATCTTTAATGATGGCCATAGGTGATGCCATAAAACACTTGCCTTTTCGAGATATATGTTTCAGAGATAGTCAGGATTTCTATAATCTTGTTGCCACGGATGTTTGTGATGCTGAATTTGCAGCCATGCTAGAGTTGAATGGTTCAGATATGCATTTGAAATCAATGGCCTTTGTTCCTCTCCGTGCAAGGCTTTTTCTAAATGCCATTATTGACTGTAAAATGCCACAATCTGTATTTAAACTGGATGATGGGAGTCGAATTTCTGGGCAGGGTGAAGCTAGAGTCCAATATCTGGAGAAGGAAAAGCTTATGGATAAGCTTGTACATGTTTTGGATACCCTGCAACCAGCAAAATTTCATTGGCAGTGGGTGGAGCTCAGGCTTCTTTTGAAAGAACAGGCCCTCATTGAAAATCTTGAGAACCATGATAAGTCCTTAGTGGATGCTATACGGTTGTCCTGGCCTACTTCTGAAAAAGCTAATGCTTCTGAAAATGAGAacaattttattcaaatcatcCTCACAAGATTACTGGTCAGACCTGATGCTGCGCCCCTTTATGCAGAGGTTGTTCATCTTTTTGGACAATCACTGGATGATTCAATGTTGCTACAGGCTAAATGGTTCCTGAAAGGCTCGGATGTTCTTTTTGGTCGCAAAACAATCAGACAAAGGCTTTTTAATATTGCTGAGAGTGAAGGTCTTTCAACGAAGGCCCAGTTTTGGAAGCCTTGGGGCTGGTGTAATTTTGGTTCTGATCCAGTACCAAAGAGGGGAGGGGACAAGAAGAAATCTGATGTCACCTCTCTTGAAGAAGGGGAAGTTGTTGAAGAGGGGATGGACTCGAAAAAGTATGTGAAAGGGTCTACTCAAACATTGGACACTGAATGTTCCAATGTCAGTCAGCAACAAGTTACTGAGAGGGCTCTCATCGAATTGCTTCTTCCTTGCATAGATCGAAGCTCTGATGAATCACGGAATTCCTTTGCAAGCGAGATGATTAAGCAGTTGAATACTATTGAACAACTAATAAATGGTGTTACTCGTGGGGCAAGTAAGCAGGCAGGAACAACTCCTGGAATTGAAGGACCATCAAACAAAGGAAATAATCGCAAAGCTGTGAGAGGTGGCAGTCCTGGATTAGCTAGACGTTCTACAAGCACAGCTGATTCTGCTCCGCCCTCTCCTGCAGCTCTGCGAGCTTCTATGACGTTGCGCTTGCAGTTGCTCCTGAGATTTCTTCCTATCATTTGTGGAGATGG GGAACCTTCCGGGCGGGGTAATAGGCAGTTGCTTGCTTCCATAATACTTCGTCTCCTTGGAAATCGGGTTGTGTATGAAGATGCCGACCTTTCAGTATATCCCCTTCAGGGTTATCCATCTATGAGGGAGATGGAGTCTCCTGCAGAAGCTTCTTTTTCTGCCTTTGCAGATTTGTCAGGCGAAAGTCTCTTTGATCGATTATTGTTGGTTTTGCATGGGTTGTTGAGTGGTTGCCGGCCGACTTGGCTTAGGTCAAAGCCTGCTTCCAAGTCGAGCAGCGAATTTACCAAAGAATCTTCTGGATTTGATCGAGAAGTAGCAGAGAGTCTGCAG AATGACTTATGTCGGATGCAACTGCCTGACACAATTCGGTTGCGAATTCAAACTGCAATGcccattcttcttccttctgtCCGATGCTTTGTTTCTTGTCAGCTACCATCTGTTCCAGTTGCTTCTCTTGCTTCTCTTCAACCCAGCATCTCCATTCCTGGGGTTTACTCGGGACATTTAAGCCCACCTCAGAGGAATATGGTTCCTTTGACACGAACTGCAACTAATGCATCAGCGAAGTCCAAGTTATTGCCATCACAGCTGGATCATGATATGGAAATTGACCCATGGACTCTCCTGGAAGATGGTGCAGGATCTGGGCCATCTTCGAGTAATACTGCCGTGATAGGCAGTGGTGGTGACCATGCTAATCTTCGAGCATCCAGCTGGCTTAAGGGTGCTGTAAGAGTGAGGCGGACTGACCTCACCTACATTGGTGCTGTGGATGAGGATAGCTGA